Proteins encoded together in one Paracoccus sp. SMMA_5_TC window:
- the trpE gene encoding anthranilate synthase component I translates to MDISPEFSLFEQGWAEGRNQLLTIRLAADLDTPVSLMLKLAEAAPNSFILESVTGGEIRGRYSFVGMKPDLIWECRGQRARINRNARYSDEFEDDPRPALESLRALIAQSRMDMPEGVPAGAAGLFGYLGYDMIRLVEHLPDINPDPLGLPDAMLMRPSVVAVLDGVKGEVLLCAPAWQQPGLNARAAYAQAAERVMEALRALDRQPQEPRAFGQELKIGELRSNFSKDAYLRAVEKAKEYIRAGDIFQVVPSQRWTMDFPLPPFALYRSLRRTNPSPFMFFLNFGGFQICGASPEILVRLRGGQVTVRPIAGTRARGATPEEDRALEAELLADQKELAEHLMLLDLGRNDVGRVARMGTVAPTEQFVVERYSHVMHIVSNVVGELREGEDALSALLAGMPAGTVSGAPKVRAMQIIDELEPEKRGVYAGGVGYFAANGEMDMCIALRTGVIKDGTLYIQAGGGVVYDSDPEAEFMETVNKSRALRRAAEEAARFVRGNS, encoded by the coding sequence AGCAAGGCTGGGCCGAAGGCCGCAACCAGTTGCTGACCATCCGCCTGGCCGCAGACCTCGACACCCCGGTCAGCCTGATGCTGAAGCTGGCCGAGGCTGCCCCGAACAGCTTCATCCTGGAAAGCGTCACCGGTGGCGAGATCCGTGGCCGCTATTCCTTTGTCGGCATGAAACCCGACCTGATCTGGGAATGTCGGGGCCAGAGGGCCCGCATCAATCGCAACGCCCGTTACAGCGATGAATTCGAGGACGATCCCCGCCCGGCGCTGGAGAGCCTGCGGGCGCTGATCGCGCAATCGCGCATGGACATGCCCGAGGGCGTGCCGGCGGGTGCGGCGGGGCTGTTCGGATATCTGGGCTATGACATGATCCGGCTGGTCGAGCATCTGCCCGATATCAACCCCGATCCCCTGGGTCTGCCCGATGCCATGCTGATGCGGCCATCGGTGGTGGCTGTGCTGGATGGCGTCAAGGGCGAGGTGCTGCTGTGCGCGCCCGCCTGGCAACAGCCCGGGCTGAACGCCCGCGCCGCCTATGCCCAGGCCGCCGAGCGGGTGATGGAGGCGCTGAGGGCGCTGGACCGCCAGCCGCAGGAACCGCGCGCCTTCGGCCAGGAACTGAAGATCGGCGAGTTGCGCAGCAATTTCAGCAAGGACGCCTATCTGCGGGCGGTCGAGAAGGCCAAGGAATACATCCGCGCCGGCGACATCTTTCAGGTCGTGCCCAGCCAGCGCTGGACGATGGACTTTCCGCTGCCGCCCTTTGCGCTTTACCGCAGCCTCCGGCGCACCAACCCGTCGCCCTTCATGTTCTTCCTGAACTTCGGCGGCTTCCAGATCTGCGGTGCCAGCCCGGAAATCCTGGTGCGTCTGCGGGGCGGCCAGGTCACGGTGCGCCCGATCGCAGGCACCCGTGCCCGCGGCGCCACCCCCGAAGAGGATCGCGCGCTCGAGGCCGAGCTGCTGGCCGATCAGAAGGAGCTGGCCGAGCATCTGATGCTGCTGGACCTTGGGCGCAACGATGTCGGCCGCGTGGCGCGCATGGGCACCGTTGCCCCAACCGAACAGTTCGTCGTCGAACGCTACAGCCATGTGATGCACATCGTCTCGAACGTGGTCGGCGAGCTGCGCGAGGGCGAGGATGCGCTGTCGGCGCTGCTGGCCGGGATGCCCGCGGGCACCGTCTCGGGGGCGCCCAAGGTCCGGGCCATGCAGATCATCGACGAGCTCGAGCCGGAAAAGCGCGGCGTCTATGCCGGCGGCGTCGGCTATTTCGCCGCCAACGGCGAAATGGACATGTGCATCGCCCTGCGCACCGGCGTGATAAAGGACGGCACCCTGTATATCCAGGCCGGCGGCGGCGTCGTCTATGACAGCGACCCCGAGGCCGAATTCATGGAAACCGTGAACAAGAGCCGCGCCCTGCGCCGTGCGGCCGAGGAAGCCGCCCGCTTCGTCCGCGGCAACAGCTAG
- a CDS encoding COG4315 family predicted lipoprotein, with protein MKIFSAFIAAGVLIVSLGTAQAQTVLTGQGGMTLYSFDKDKDGVSACYDKCAVNWPPYLGKQGDTMPAGWTLVPRNDGTMQWAHGGKPAYYYIGDKKPGDATGDGMGGVWHVLKP; from the coding sequence ATGAAGATTTTTTCGGCTTTCATCGCGGCCGGCGTGTTGATCGTGTCGCTGGGCACGGCACAGGCGCAAACGGTCCTGACCGGTCAGGGCGGGATGACGCTCTATTCCTTTGACAAGGACAAGGACGGCGTCTCGGCCTGTTATGACAAATGCGCGGTCAACTGGCCGCCCTATCTGGGCAAGCAGGGCGACACCATGCCCGCGGGCTGGACACTGGTGCCGCGCAATGACGGCACCATGCAATGGGCCCATGGCGGCAAGCCGGCCTATTACTACATCGGCGACAAGAAACCGGGCGATGCCACCGGCGACGGCATGGGCGGCGTCTGGCATGTGCTGAAGCCGTGA
- the gpt gene encoding xanthine phosphoribosyltransferase — protein MTDRLPHERGFHISWDQIHRDARALAWRLEDRQWRAILAITRGGLVPAMIVARELDIRVIDTISVKSYHGKGGQERGEVTVLKAPDPAVMQDGDGILVIDDLVDSGRTLEHVRTMYPKAHFATVYAKPKGRPMVETYVTEVSQDTWIFFPWDMALQYVQPYRGED, from the coding sequence ATGACCGATCGCCTGCCCCATGAACGCGGATTCCACATAAGCTGGGACCAGATCCACCGCGATGCCCGCGCCCTGGCCTGGCGGCTCGAGGATCGGCAATGGCGGGCCATTCTGGCGATTACCCGCGGCGGGCTGGTTCCGGCGATGATCGTTGCCCGCGAACTGGACATCCGGGTGATCGATACCATCTCGGTCAAGTCCTATCACGGCAAGGGCGGGCAGGAGCGCGGCGAGGTCACGGTGCTGAAGGCTCCCGATCCCGCGGTGATGCAGGACGGTGACGGCATCCTGGTCATCGACGATCTGGTGGATTCGGGTCGGACGCTGGAACACGTGCGCACCATGTATCCCAAGGCGCATTTCGCCACTGTCTACGCCAAGCCCAAGGGGCGCCCCATGGTCGAAACCTATGTGACCGAGGTCAGCCAGGACACCTGGATCTTCTTTCCCTGGGATATGGCCTTGCAATACGTCCAGCCCTATCGCGGCGAGGACTGA
- a CDS encoding LysE family translocator, giving the protein MSVEQLVALVSALSLAILTPGPAIIAAVQTAFAHGRAQALPYALGLATGASLWCIFALLGLAVIFQLHPGWFAAFKVLGGLYLLWFALRLWQAATQPLPAAASGRRGFFGGIALNLSNPKPALFYAALILSIFPQAVGPLQQGLIYLTCLGTELFWYAAVAVLMSTAAMRARYFAAKFWIDRAASLAMAGLGLLLILNH; this is encoded by the coding sequence ATGAGCGTCGAGCAGCTTGTCGCGCTTGTTTCGGCGCTGTCCCTTGCGATCCTGACCCCCGGCCCGGCGATCATCGCCGCGGTGCAGACGGCCTTCGCCCATGGCCGGGCCCAGGCCCTGCCCTATGCGCTGGGGCTGGCCACGGGCGCCTCGCTGTGGTGCATCTTCGCACTTTTGGGCCTTGCCGTGATCTTTCAGCTGCACCCGGGCTGGTTTGCCGCTTTCAAGGTGCTGGGCGGGCTTTACCTGCTGTGGTTCGCGCTGCGGCTGTGGCAGGCCGCCACCCAGCCGCTGCCGGCCGCCGCCAGCGGGCGCAGGGGGTTTTTCGGCGGCATCGCGCTGAACCTGTCGAACCCCAAGCCGGCGCTGTTCTATGCCGCGCTGATCCTGTCGATCTTTCCGCAGGCGGTCGGGCCGTTGCAACAGGGGCTGATCTATCTGACATGCCTCGGCACGGAATTGTTCTGGTATGCGGCCGTGGCGGTTCTGATGTCGACAGCGGCCATGCGCGCGCGCTATTTTGCGGCAAAATTCTGGATCGACCGCGCCGCCAGCCTGGCCATGGCCGGGCTGGGGCTGTTGTTGATCCTCAACCATTAA
- the fabI gene encoding enoyl-ACP reductase FabI — protein sequence MSSEAGNGLMKGRRGLIMGLANDKSIAWGIARALADQGAELAFSYQGEALKRRVEPLAAQVGSDLLAECDVADEASIDGLFATIGQRWDSLDFIVHAIGFSDKEQLRGRYADTTRDNFLMTMDISVYSFTAVARRAAAMMPRGGAMLTLTYYGAERVMPHYNVMGVAKAALEASVRYLAEDFGKDGIRVNAISAGPIKTLAASGIGDFRYILKWNELNSPLRRNVSQEDVGKSALYLLSDLGSGVTGETHHVDAGYHIVGMKAVDAPDIATTRKD from the coding sequence ATGTCAAGTGAAGCCGGAAACGGGCTGATGAAAGGGCGTCGCGGCCTTATCATGGGGCTGGCCAATGACAAGTCGATCGCCTGGGGCATCGCCAGAGCGCTGGCCGACCAGGGTGCCGAGCTGGCGTTTTCATATCAGGGCGAGGCGCTGAAGCGCCGGGTCGAACCGCTGGCGGCGCAGGTCGGCTCGGACCTCTTGGCGGAATGCGATGTCGCCGACGAAGCCTCGATCGACGGGCTCTTCGCCACCATCGGGCAGCGCTGGGACAGCCTGGATTTCATCGTCCATGCCATCGGATTTTCCGACAAGGAACAGCTGCGCGGGCGTTATGCCGATACCACCCGCGACAACTTCCTGATGACGATGGATATTTCCGTCTATTCCTTCACCGCCGTGGCCCGGCGTGCCGCGGCGATGATGCCGCGCGGCGGCGCAATGCTGACGCTGACCTATTACGGCGCCGAACGGGTGATGCCGCATTACAACGTCATGGGTGTGGCCAAGGCCGCGCTCGAGGCCAGCGTGCGCTATCTGGCCGAAGATTTCGGCAAGGACGGCATCCGCGTGAACGCCATCTCGGCCGGCCCGATCAAGACATTGGCCGCGTCGGGCATCGGCGATTTCCGCTATATCCTGAAATGGAACGAGCTGAATTCGCCCCTGCGCCGCAATGTCAGCCAGGAGGACGTGGGCAAGTCCGCCCTTTATCTGCTGTCTGACCTCGGCTCGGGCGTGACGGGCGAGACCCATCACGTGGACGCCGGCTATCACATCGTCGGCATGAAGGCCGTGGACGCACCCGACATCGCCACCACCCGCAAGGACTGA
- the pdxH gene encoding pyridoxamine 5'-phosphate oxidase, whose amino-acid sequence MSDRSGIFAGDDPFAIARAWLKEAAASEPNDPNAIALATVDAQGMPDVRMVLLKDIEGSGADGAFVFYTNYESAKAVEIEATGMAAFVMHWKSLRRQIRVRGHVSRVEPELADAYFASRPLQSRIGAWVSRQSRPLQSRAALMADVARQGIALGLNPPRPPHWGGYRIRPVQIEFWADGAFRLHDRFRWTKSNANDQAPDRGAETSAVGELTQSSWHIVRLSP is encoded by the coding sequence ATGAGCGACCGGAGCGGTATTTTCGCGGGGGACGACCCCTTTGCCATCGCCCGCGCCTGGCTGAAGGAAGCTGCCGCCAGCGAGCCGAACGACCCCAATGCCATCGCCCTGGCGACCGTCGATGCGCAGGGGATGCCCGATGTGCGCATGGTGCTGCTGAAGGATATCGAAGGCTCGGGGGCCGACGGCGCCTTTGTCTTCTACACCAACTATGAAAGCGCCAAGGCGGTCGAGATCGAGGCGACGGGCATGGCGGCCTTTGTGATGCACTGGAAATCGCTGCGTCGCCAGATCCGCGTGCGGGGACATGTCAGCCGGGTCGAACCGGAACTGGCCGATGCCTATTTCGCCTCGCGCCCGTTGCAGTCGCGCATCGGCGCCTGGGTATCGCGACAAAGCCGGCCACTGCAAAGCCGTGCCGCGCTGATGGCGGATGTGGCGCGGCAGGGGATTGCTTTGGGGTTGAATCCGCCGCGGCCGCCCCACTGGGGCGGGTATCGAATCCGTCCGGTGCAGATCGAGTTCTGGGCCGATGGCGCCTTTCGGCTGCACGATCGCTTTCGCTGGACCAAAAGCAATGCTAACGATCAGGCCCCGGATCGGGGGGCGGAAACCTCGGCCGTCGGCGAATTAACGCAAAGTTCGTGGCATATCGTCCGTCTTAGCCCTTGA
- a CDS encoding cold-shock protein, whose protein sequence is MVMDDDEQRRIAGVVKWFDGTKGFGFISDPQGGGDILLHANVLRNFGQGSVAEGSAIIAMVQRTARGMQAVEILEITPPAADPMPPIADLCASTPEEIAQLPLLPARVKWFDKAKGFGFANIFGERADVFLHVEVLRHSGFSDLAVGEAVALRVVDGRRGLMAAQIVSWERASQEVRVQPLGGGTALAKPRLVASAV, encoded by the coding sequence ATGGTCATGGACGACGATGAGCAGCGCAGGATCGCCGGCGTCGTAAAGTGGTTCGACGGGACCAAGGGATTCGGCTTCATCAGCGATCCTCAGGGTGGCGGCGATATTCTGCTGCATGCCAACGTGCTGCGCAATTTCGGGCAAGGTTCGGTCGCCGAGGGTTCTGCGATCATTGCCATGGTGCAGAGGACGGCGCGGGGAATGCAGGCTGTCGAGATCCTCGAGATCACGCCGCCAGCCGCCGATCCGATGCCGCCGATTGCCGATCTTTGCGCATCCACCCCCGAGGAAATCGCGCAACTGCCGCTGTTGCCGGCGCGGGTGAAATGGTTCGACAAGGCCAAGGGATTCGGCTTTGCCAATATCTTCGGCGAACGTGCGGACGTGTTCCTGCATGTCGAGGTTCTGCGGCATTCCGGCTTTTCGGATCTGGCGGTGGGCGAGGCGGTGGCGTTGCGCGTGGTCGATGGTCGGCGCGGGCTGATGGCGGCGCAAATCGTTTCCTGGGAAAGGGCCTCGCAAGAGGTGCGCGTTCAGCCCCTGGGGGGAGGAACCGCGCTCGCTAAACCGCGGCTGGTGGCGAGCGCAGTATGA
- a CDS encoding DUF192 domain-containing protein: MILRAAGIVLASLVSLADPALAESCASDHAVLSGNGRRIPVSVELASTPDERARGLMFRKDLPPGHGMLFVYEQPQPVSFWMRNTLIPLDIVFFDSRGVVRHIHPMARPLDETPIPGAAPGDSRPDRLLVLELPGGDAARLGIAPGMALTHPAVPQDAAAAPCR; the protein is encoded by the coding sequence ATGATCCTGCGGGCCGCAGGGATTGTTCTGGCATCCCTGGTCAGTCTGGCCGACCCGGCGCTGGCTGAAAGCTGTGCGTCCGACCATGCCGTGCTGTCCGGGAATGGCCGGCGCATCCCGGTATCGGTGGAACTGGCGTCCACGCCCGATGAAAGGGCGCGCGGGCTGATGTTCCGCAAGGATCTGCCGCCCGGCCACGGGATGCTTTTCGTTTACGAACAGCCGCAACCTGTCAGTTTCTGGATGCGCAACACGCTGATCCCGCTGGACATCGTGTTTTTCGATTCGCGCGGGGTGGTGCGCCACATCCACCCGATGGCGCGGCCGCTCGATGAAACGCCGATCCCCGGCGCGGCCCCGGGGGATTCCCGGCCAGACCGGCTGCTGGTGCTGGAACTGCCAGGTGGCGATGCGGCCCGGTTGGGGATTGCACCGGGCATGGCGCTGACGCATCCGGCTGTGCCGCAGGACGCGGCTGCTGCGCCCTGTCGCTAG
- a CDS encoding tyrosine-type recombinase/integrase — protein sequence MTRVKLQGINRVRKRLADGSVREHHYAGRGKGAVKFWDSASPVRVGSPEYVEAFARASRISTPAKGKFRSVILRFLESQDFSGLAQRTQSDMRKSFFHPTNGIDQKFGDAPLAAFDDPRIRRQALDWRDRIGGKVGDDRIRHLQRLVAFALDRAMIRQHHLMGIKSTYKSQRAEIFWMPEEIERFRKHAPNHVWRILAIALETGLRPGDLANLSREHIHRTPHGHRIVIWTQKRRRLASIPVTATMAELIAQTPAHQQRLIVNKAGHPYQHENYLGDAVSEWRDKLNIRSELRLYDARGTAATRLLSAGAELKEIATHMGWSIKHASEVIERYVALSPGMTDGLAEKLNRAESRTRLQTGVQTGDPKR from the coding sequence ATGACCAGGGTTAAGCTTCAAGGCATCAACCGCGTTCGAAAGCGGCTTGCCGACGGCAGCGTCCGCGAACACCACTATGCCGGTCGCGGCAAGGGCGCGGTGAAGTTCTGGGACAGCGCATCCCCTGTCCGCGTCGGATCGCCCGAATATGTCGAAGCCTTTGCCAGAGCGTCGCGAATCAGCACTCCCGCAAAAGGCAAGTTCCGGTCGGTCATCCTGCGATTTCTGGAAAGCCAGGATTTCAGCGGCCTTGCGCAGCGAACACAGTCCGATATGCGCAAATCGTTCTTCCATCCGACGAACGGCATCGACCAGAAGTTCGGCGATGCACCTCTGGCGGCCTTCGACGACCCCCGTATCCGCCGCCAGGCACTGGATTGGAGGGACAGGATCGGTGGCAAGGTGGGCGACGACCGGATCAGGCACCTGCAGCGTCTGGTGGCGTTCGCCCTCGACAGGGCGATGATTCGCCAACACCACCTCATGGGGATCAAGTCGACATACAAGAGTCAGCGGGCAGAGATCTTCTGGATGCCCGAGGAAATCGAAAGGTTCCGCAAGCACGCGCCGAATCACGTCTGGCGCATCCTCGCCATCGCCTTGGAAACCGGACTGCGGCCGGGCGACCTGGCCAATCTGTCGCGCGAACACATCCACAGGACGCCGCACGGACATCGGATCGTGATCTGGACCCAAAAGCGCCGCCGGCTCGCTTCGATACCGGTCACCGCAACCATGGCCGAGCTGATAGCCCAGACCCCGGCCCACCAGCAGCGCCTGATCGTCAACAAGGCAGGCCACCCCTACCAGCATGAAAACTATCTCGGGGACGCGGTTTCGGAATGGCGGGACAAGCTGAACATCCGCAGCGAACTGCGCCTCTATGATGCCCGCGGCACGGCGGCCACGCGTCTGCTCAGCGCTGGCGCAGAACTAAAGGAAATAGCCACGCACATGGGCTGGTCGATCAAGCACGCATCAGAGGTGATCGAACGCTATGTTGCACTTTCTCCGGGGATGACGGACGGCCTGGCAGAGAAGCTGAACAGGGCCGAATCCCGAACAAGGTTGCAAACCGGCGTGCAAACCGGCGATCCCAAGCGATAG
- a CDS encoding DUF2312 domain-containing protein yields MNMQRLPMKETDADIAERNCIYAIAELRQFIEQYEQLEAEKKDVTGQQKELMAEAKARGYDTKVMRKVVALRKRNRDDVAEEDAIMALYLAALGMSDARPSLEGVAAQADHSGL; encoded by the coding sequence ATGAACATGCAACGCCTGCCGATGAAGGAAACCGACGCAGACATCGCCGAACGCAATTGCATCTATGCCATCGCCGAACTGCGGCAGTTCATCGAGCAATACGAGCAGCTCGAAGCCGAAAAGAAGGATGTGACCGGACAGCAGAAGGAACTGATGGCCGAAGCCAAGGCGCGCGGCTACGACACCAAGGTCATGCGCAAGGTGGTCGCGCTGCGCAAGCGCAACAGGGACGATGTGGCTGAGGAGGACGCCATCATGGCGCTGTATCTCGCCGCGCTGGGGATGAGCGATGCGCGGCCTTCGCTCGAAGGGGTTGCCGCACAGGCCGATCATTCCGGCTTGTAG
- a CDS encoding ParB N-terminal domain-containing protein — MAPVEGGRYALIDGQHRAHAAAMCGIASIPAMVALVAPEEQALAFIDINTRQIAVSQHQIYRAALTAGEPWAIACRDAVASAGCQLMTAKWSHKDKRPGMVFSISLVRQLVAAGKGDAVTAGLRALMDYDPTATANFSDLLLRPWLMAAAETSATTDDLLTTLRAKRPWLVIETADRAAKETGQPAAHMRKRAFVAAIKDTMAKARKESTR; from the coding sequence GTGGCCCCGGTCGAGGGCGGACGCTATGCGCTGATAGACGGCCAGCATCGCGCCCATGCGGCTGCGATGTGCGGCATAGCGTCCATCCCGGCGATGGTGGCGCTGGTCGCGCCCGAGGAACAGGCCTTGGCATTTATCGACATCAACACCCGACAGATTGCAGTGTCGCAGCATCAGATTTACCGCGCGGCACTGACGGCCGGGGAACCCTGGGCGATAGCCTGCCGCGATGCCGTCGCTTCTGCCGGCTGCCAGCTGATGACCGCCAAGTGGTCGCACAAGGACAAGCGCCCCGGGATGGTTTTCAGCATCAGTCTTGTCCGTCAGCTGGTCGCGGCAGGCAAGGGCGATGCTGTGACGGCCGGGCTGCGGGCGCTGATGGATTACGACCCCACGGCGACGGCCAATTTTTCCGATCTGCTGCTGCGGCCGTGGCTTATGGCGGCGGCGGAAACATCGGCGACAACGGATGACCTGCTGACGACGCTGCGCGCCAAGCGGCCTTGGCTTGTCATCGAGACTGCGGACCGCGCGGCGAAGGAGACCGGGCAGCCGGCCGCCCATATGCGCAAGCGCGCGTTCGTCGCCGCGATCAAGGACACGATGGCAAAAGCTCGAAAGGAAAGCACCCGATGA
- a CDS encoding S24 family peptidase, translating into MTMKDILKRISDRSAQLGLTDNALSLRAGLSRDGIRNWRRRTEGGEEAGATVTALAGVASALGVSETWLIHGIGEGPDRPSIAVAGQVGAGAAVPLVDAYAKGDGLFRVAAPAQLLRHGPPRGIVAVEVEGDSMVPMYQPGDVLFYTRATHEGIPEEDIGRPCIVEDAEGNAWVKQVKRGDEPGLFHLISLNPTSETRHNQRIKWAARVRLALPAEMVERL; encoded by the coding sequence ATGACCATGAAAGATATCCTGAAGCGTATTTCAGATCGCAGCGCCCAGCTGGGATTGACGGATAACGCGCTTTCGCTGAGGGCCGGACTGTCGCGAGACGGAATCCGGAACTGGCGGCGGCGAACTGAAGGCGGTGAGGAGGCGGGGGCGACTGTCACAGCCCTTGCCGGGGTAGCAAGCGCACTCGGCGTTTCAGAAACCTGGTTGATCCACGGCATTGGTGAGGGACCGGATCGGCCATCGATTGCGGTTGCAGGTCAAGTTGGTGCAGGCGCTGCGGTCCCGCTGGTTGATGCTTACGCCAAAGGCGATGGCCTTTTCCGAGTTGCCGCCCCGGCGCAGCTGCTGCGACACGGTCCGCCGCGCGGGATCGTTGCGGTCGAGGTCGAAGGCGATTCCATGGTGCCGATGTATCAGCCGGGCGACGTGCTTTTCTACACGCGCGCCACCCATGAGGGCATCCCGGAGGAGGACATCGGCCGTCCCTGCATCGTCGAGGATGCCGAGGGCAATGCCTGGGTCAAGCAGGTGAAGCGCGGCGACGAGCCCGGTCTGTTCCACTTGATCAGCCTGAACCCGACCTCGGAGACCAGGCACAACCAGCGCATCAAGTGGGCGGCGCGGGTCAGGCTGGCGCTGCCGGCCGAGATGGTTGAGCGGCTGTGA